A region from the Capra hircus breed San Clemente chromosome 9, ASM170441v1, whole genome shotgun sequence genome encodes:
- the SLC22A16 gene encoding solute carrier family 22 member 16 isoform X3 has product METFHVCLCLYFLAHRSAIITFPFLSLCRYQIFLYFICAFQNISCGIHYLASVFLSVSPQHTCRPPGNVSQVLFQDLSTWQLEDIWTQVSVGREDHILVQLQDGEVWELTSCRRFRRDDQSSLDYEYSGRKSSFPCLDGYIYDRSKWLSTVVTQWDLVCNREWFGRLIQPTFMFGVLLGAVIFGYLSDRAGRRLVLWASSTGVFLFGIAAAFTFDYYSFIVARFLLAISASGYLVVVFVYVTEFAGMKSRTWASIHLHSFFAFGTMVVALTGYFVRTWWIYQIVLSSVTVPFILCCWMLPETPFWLISGGKYEEAQKVIDTMAKWNRTRSCKLSELLSLDHDGSAGNKPSQVEKHTLSELFYDWSIGARTLILWLIWFTGCLGFYTFSLNSVHLGGSEYLNLFLMGVVEIPAYVFVCLGMDRVGRRNILIFSLLSSAVTNGVIMVIPKEYHFWLVVATMAGKFFIGAAFGLIYLYTAELYPTIVSCLLGLWP; this is encoded by the exons ATGGAGACCTTTCATGTTTGCCTATGTCTTTATTTCTTAGCCCATAGGTCAGCTATAAtaacttttcctttcctctctctttgcAGATACCAAATATTCCTCTATTTTATATGTGCCTTCCAGAATATCTCTTGTGGTATCCACTACTTGGCTTCTGTGTTCTTGTCAGTGTCCCCCCAGCATACCTGTAGGCCCCCAGGCAATGTGagtcaggttcttttccaagaCCTCTCTACTTGGCAGTTGGAGGACATCTGGACCCAGGTCTCCGTGGGCCGTGAGGATCACATCCTCGTGCAGCTGCAGGACGGGGAGGTCTGGGAGCTCACCAGCTGTCGGAGGTTCCGGAGGGATGATCAGTCGAGTCTGGACTATGAGTACAGCGGCCGGAAGAGCAGCTTCCCTTGCTTGGATGGCTACATCTACGACAGAAGCAAGTGGCTCAGCACTGTGGTGACCCAGTGGGATCTGGTGTGTAACCGAGAGTGGTTCGGAAGGCTGATCCAGCCCACGTTTATGTTTGGAGTCCTGCTGGGAGCAGTGATCTTTGGCTACCTCTCCGACAG GGCAGGAAGACGCCTTGTTTTGTGGGCCTCAAGCACCGGTGTATTTTTGTTTGGCATAGCGGCGGCATTCACATTTGATTATTACAGCTTCATAGTCGCACGCTTTCTTCTTGCTATC TCTGCAAGTGGCTATCTCGTGGTGGTGTTTGTCTATGTGACAGAATTTGCCGGCATGAAGTCTCGGACGTGGGCGTCCATCCACTTGCATTCCTTTTTTGCCTTTGGAACCATGGTGGTGGCTTTGACGGGCTACTTCGTCAGGACCTGGTGGATCTATCAGATAGTGCTCTCCTCCGTGACTGTCCCCTTTATCCTGTGCTGTTGGATGCTCCCAGAGACACCTTTTTGGCTTATCTCAGGGGGAAAATATGAAGAGGCACAAAAAGTAATTGATACGATGGCCAAGTGGAATAGGACGAGATCCTGTAAACTGTCAGAACTTTTATCACTGGATCACGATGGTTCTGCTGGTAATAAGCCCTCTCAAGTTGAGAAGCACACCCTGTCAGAACTGTTTTATGACTGGAGTATTGGAGCAAGGACACTTATTCTTTGGCTGATTTGGTTCACAGGGTGTTTGGGGTTCTACACCTTCTCCTTGAATTCTGTTCATTTGGGAGGCAGTGAATATTTAAATCTCTTCCTTATGG GGGTAGTGGAAATTCCTGCCTATGTCTTTGTGTGCTTGGGGATGGACCGTGTGGGGAGAAGAAACATTCTGATTTTCTCCCTTCTGTCAAGCGCAGTGACCAATGGTGTGATTATGGTGATCCCCAAG GAATACCATTTTTGGCTAGTAGTGGCAACTATGGCTGGAAAATTTTTCATAGGGGCAGCGTTTGGCCTTATATACCTTTATACAGCGGAGCTGTATCCAACCATTGTAAG